From Colius striatus isolate bColStr4 chromosome 10, bColStr4.1.hap1, whole genome shotgun sequence:
atcctcttgacacccaccctttaagtatttataagtgttagTGAAATCCCCCCTCAGCTTTCTCTtgtccaggctaaacaaccccaggtctctcagcttttcctcataagagagatgttccagtcccctcagcttcttgcgctggattctctccagaagttccctgtccctcttgagctggggagcccagaactggacacaggactccagatgtggcctcaccaggacagttGAGGGagaacctcccctgacctgctcttgatgcaccccagaatgccactggccttcttagccatgagggcatattgctggctcatgtttaactTGTTGCCCATGCCTTGGGAGATAAACTCCATTACGTTGTTCCTCTCCACCCCTCTGAGGGCCCAGAAATCacctgaggaagaggaagatggaTCTGCTGTAATCCACTTGGTCCTTGTCGTTGTAGTGAGCCATGAAGGGCTTGATGGCATCCAGAAGGCTGAAATGAAGTTTTTCTGCCTCATCGAAGATGAACAGGGGCTGCTTGCAGTGCTGCACAATCTCGCTGATCTGCTTCTTCAGCTGAGCCTGTGGTGCAGCAGGAGGGAGTGTGAGGAGCTCAGCAATGGCCACTGCCACTGGCCCATcgtgccagggctgagcccagctgTGGGGGCTCACCCTGGCTGGCAGCTAAAGgccacacagccacttgctctTCCCTCCCGCCCAGCAGGACAGGGCAGAGAATGTGAAGagcaaagacaagaaaatgagtAAGTCAGGATAAagatagaatcattgaatgctctgggttggaagggaccttagagatcatctcattCCAAGCCCCTGCCATGGGCTGGGACACCTTCTACACCACATTGCTCCAAGCCCCAACCAACCTGgccttccagggatggggcagccacagcctctctgggcaacttgtgccagtgccctcacagggaagaaaactattagtttaataaatgaaagaggaagaacaaaaaaatcaaagcaagggATGCAAAGACAGCCACTCCTACCTACCACAAACAGACTGATGCCCAGCCAGTCTCTGAGCAATGGCTGCctgccccaaaacccctcccctcgGTTTTACTGCTGAGCACAAAGCTACATGgcatggaatatccctttggtcagttgggcTCAGCTGTCTGCTGTGTCCTCTCCCAAATTCTActgactgcaggggcacagagtGGGTGAAAGAGAAAGCTTTGGGCCTGTgcaagcagtagccaaaacGCTGGTGTGTTACCCTAGAATCCTAGAAGGGTTTGGATTGGAGGGAACCTTAGAGCTCACCTAGTTCCAACCCTgctgccatggacagggacaccttccacttcCACTGCCAACTTCCACGCTGTTTTACTCACAAATCCAAACCCCAGCACCATATGggctgctgtgaagaaaatgagCTCCATCACAGCCAGACCCATCCCTGCAGCAACACCACATCGTGGGCTCTCACCTTGTACGAGTCCACGTACGTGTGATGGGGGAAGTGGAAGAGGGCAATGAAGACCCTGACACACTCGCTCTTCAGCCCATCCCGGTACAGGTGTCTGGTCACCAGCCGAGCCACGAAATTCTTGCCGGTGCCGGACCAGCCATGGAAGGAGAGAACCAGAGGCTTTCCTGGCCGTGGGCTCTGCAGGAACACTCGCAGCGCCCGCACCACTGCTTCCTTGGCCAAGTGCTGCCCGTGGAGCTGCCCGCtgagctctgcctccagccctgcaggaAAGGGAGAGCAAGAGCTCAGCCTTGCATTGcaagcccagctgctgctgcagcagggaatgCAAGGAGAAAAGGTACAGGGCCCTGAGCCCCTGGGGGCTGCTTTCTGAGGAGAGGCAGGGGCTGCGAGACAAACTGCCTGTGCCCTGCCTGCACCAGCCACTGAGCTCAACAAGACACTGATCTTCTGCTGACTCCTTTCTACCTCTGGGAAGCAGAGGTATTTGAGGactgcagagaaggctgaagccCCTGAGTGCCTTATGGAGGTGGACACCAGAAGGCTCAGGGCCAGCAAAATGCAGTGAGACCTGCACAAGGTCTGAGTGTGAGACGTGCAGGTCTCGGCGTGCCCCTCAACCTGGGGCCCCTGGGCCAGCTCGGGTCCCACCGCACATGCCTGGAGCTACTGGATGAAGGCAGGGCTCGTGGCAAACCAGAGCAGATATGCTGTACAATAAGCAACCAACTCTCTTGCAGCCTCAAAACTACAAATGAATAACGGGAAACAGGACTTAGCTCAGCCCCTTGTCCTCCCACCAGCTCAGCATCCTGCTCAGAAACGCCAACCACTTACGCCACttgttaaaatacatttttttttttttttaaggagaaaaaaatccacagccAATCAACAAGTGAGATCAACAGGGAGAGGCAGCAGAGACAAGTGCTGCTTGGGGTCTCGCAAGTACAGCACAGCACCTACCTGTGATGTTGTTGACTATCCTGCAGTCGCCCGTCTCACAGCACCTGCCGAAGCTGCAGTACCAGCCAGAGAGGATCTCCAGATAATCCTGTCCCACCAGAGGCAAGCCCCAGCCTAGAAAAGGCAGTAGTCTGAGCAGAGAACTGCCAGCATTTGGTGCAGGCGCTCAGCTGAGCTGGGTTAAGGGCAGCTCTCTGCCCAGGCGCAGGCACTCGGAGCCtgccctgcaggcagctgggctgtggggaggggaacgggcagggagggggcagcAGCCGGCTCGGGTGGGCAC
This genomic window contains:
- the TOR3A gene encoding torsin-3A isoform X2, which encodes MGWRPPAPRRARCLLLLLLLAGGAAPWGAQRGAGERGGTARYEAVKKQLGAVGAVSKQYWQYLACKVWQEGCEQEKEEESSPSPGWGLPLVGQDYLEILSGWYCSFGRCCETGDCRIVNNITGLEAELSGQLHGQHLAKEAVVRALRVFLQSPRPGKPLVLSFHGWSGTGKNFVARLVTRHLYRDGLKSECVRVFIALFHFPHHTYVDSYKAQLKKQISEIVQHCKQPLFIFDEAEKLHFSLLDAIKPFMAHYNDKDQVDYSRSIFLFLRWVFSSPCLVVPRDIAVPVAELCLCPMHVELTTFQSDLRVPPREPQGRGQEGRAAICTELTFCPTWQATRIVEVDSSPFVPSRAEQDALNCSSV